A genomic region of Salvelinus alpinus chromosome 12, SLU_Salpinus.1, whole genome shotgun sequence contains the following coding sequences:
- the LOC139536049 gene encoding probable G-protein coupled receptor, producing MEHSGSPLTPNLSDTTANDSLGWGLGSPFASAPSKQLSTLPNAQTRFKDLSGILFMVTLNVVALLANTAVLVVVVKAPHLRKFVFVCHLCAVDLLCAVLLMPLGIVSNSPYFASVVFTVLECQVYVFLNVFLIAASIFTITAISVERYYYIVHPMRYEVKMTLKLATAVMVLVWVASGLLGLATVFGWPSYSNLSSISAAHCSLHWSHSGHRRAFSVLFTVACFCLPAAVIFAVYSNVYKVARMAARQHGPLPSWTASHPKHRSDSISSQTTIITTRSAPRRLHHHRPFGGCKAALTLVVIMGQFLLCWLPYFSFHLHLTIKNQPKIPADLEKAVTWLAFSSFTVNPFFYGLLNRQIREELCKLRRCYSVRPVELAISSSHEGSAHENFLQFLQRTSCTVETRASFTCTSSPRNTLDQTGQQMAGFRIPGQIPEDFS from the exons ATGGAACACTCTGGTTCACCTCTGACCCCCAACCTCAGTGATACTACAGCCAATGACAGCCTGGGGTGGGGGCTGGGGTCGCCCTTCGCCTCGGCCCCTAGCAAACAGCTGAGCACCTTGCCCAACGCCCAGACCCGCTTCAAGGACCTGTCAGGGATATTGTTCATGGTGACCCTGAACGTGGTGGCCCTTCTGGCTAACACAGccgtgctggtggtggtggtcaaGGCCCCGCACCTCAG GAAGTTTGTCTTTGTGTGCCACCTGTGTGCGGTGGACCTGCTATGTGCCGTACTGCTCATGCCCCTGGGCATTGTGTCCAACTCGCCGTACTTCGCCAGCGTGGTGTTCACAGTGCTGGAGTGCCAGGTGTACGTCTTCCTCAACGTGTTCCTCATCGCAG CCTCCATCTTCACCATCACGGCCATCAGCGTGGAGCGTTACTACTACATTGTCCACCCCATGCGCTATGAGGTGAAGATGACCCTGAAGCTGGCCACAGCCGTCATGGTCCTGGTCTGGGTGGCCTCAGGCCTGCTGGGGCTGGCCACTGTGTTCGGCTGGCCCAGCTACAGCAACCTGAGCTCCATCAGTGCCGCCCACTGCTCCCTGCACTGGAGCCACAGCGGCCACCGCCGGGCCTTCTCTGTCCTCTTCACAGTGGCCTGTTTCTGCCTGCCTGCTGCGGTCATCTTCGCTGTGTACAGTAATGTCTATAAAGTGGCCCGCATGGCGGCTAGACAGCATGGACCGTTACCATCCTGGACGGCCAGTCATCCTAAACACCGCTCTGACTCCATCAGCAGCCAGACCACAATCATCACCACCCGCAGTGCCCCCAGGAGGCTGCACCACCACAGGCCCTTCGGTGGGTGCAAGGCCGCCCTCACCCTGGTGGTCATTATGGGCCAGTTCCTGCTCTGCTGGCTGCCTTACTTCTCCTTCCACCTGCACCTGACTATCAAAAACCAGCCCAAGATCCCCGCCGACCTAGAGAAGGCCGTCACCTGGCTGGCGTTCTCCTCCTTCACCGTCAACCCTTTCTTTTACGGGCTGCTGAACCGCCAGATCAGGGAGGAGCTGTGTAAGCTGCGGCGCTGCTACTCTGTCCGGCCTGTCGAGCTGGCCATATCCAGCAGCCACGAGGGCTCGGCCCACGAGAACTTCCTGCAGTTCCTCCAGAGGACCAGCTGTACGGTGGAGACCAGAGCCAGCTTTACCTGCACATCCAGCCCCAGGAACACCCTGGACCAGACTGGGCAGCAGATGGCTGGCTTCAGGATACCTGGGCAGATACCTGAGGATTTCAGTTAA